The Manihot esculenta cultivar AM560-2 chromosome 11, M.esculenta_v8, whole genome shotgun sequence genome includes a region encoding these proteins:
- the LOC122725132 gene encoding L-type lectin-domain containing receptor kinase IX.2-like — translation MASRRERTSSTIGPKQYSFEELAAATGRFSRKNLLGEGGYGEVFKGFLDEHRAIKKLRIISSDEQRKKELEHEIKVINSVSHRNLVKLVGYCIEENDVLLVLEKKREDFGLARKNANRQRLSKRIGIFA, via the exons ATGGCTTCTCGCCGGGAAAGAACAAGCAGTACAATTGGGCCGAAGCAATATAGTTTTGAAGAATTAGCAGCGGCAACTGGTCGTTTCTCCCGCAAAAACCTTCTTGGCGAGGGTGGTTATGGTGAAGTCTTCAAGGGATTTCTAGATGAGCACCGTGCTATTAAGAAACTTAGAATTATTTCATCGGATGAACAGAGGAAAAAAGAATTGGAGCACGAGATCAAGGTCATTAACAGTGTCAGTCACAGAAATCTTGTTAAGCTGGTTGGCTACTGCATTGAAGAAAACGATGTGTTGCTCGTTTTAGA AAAGAAAAGGGAGGATTTTGGTTTGGCAAGAAAGAATGCAAATCGCCAAAGGCTTAGCAAAAGGATTGGAATATTTGCATGA
- the LOC110625948 gene encoding proline-rich receptor-like protein kinase PERK15: MSSPAPETSPAVPNSPPVVPASPPVTSSTLSPPPPSQTNLTALPPPPDTNSTASTPPGTNSTSVQPPPSSDSTNGSTPSVSIEPPKSKGLPPGALAGLIVGIALGAIIVLIAMCIFFICYRRKKRKEALSSKGDHNTGAPQAQHWQQNYPPPTDNKVTLLANPAPAPAISAKLYQPSVLGPVSHEPPSTSSSLGLGSEKPFVSPSPGTLGLPQGTFSYEELAMATNGFSNTNLVGQGGFGYVHKGVLLDGKVVAIKQLKPGSGQGEREFQAEIEIISRIHHRHLVSLIGYCITGAQRMLVYEFVPNNTLEFHLHGKEGPTMNWSTRMKVAVGSAKGLAYLHEDCQPKIIHRDIKAANILLDDNFEPKVADFGLAKHSLDTDTHVSTRVMGTFGYMAPEYASSGKLTEKSDVFSFGVVLLELITGHRPVDRTQSFLDDSIVDWARPLLKQALEEGIYDALVDPKLQGDYDSSEMTRMISCAAACIRHSARLRPRMSQIVPALEGKMSLDDLSDGILPGHSTVYGSYGSSDYSSSQYKEDLKKFRKMALESQEHGSSEYSGVTSEYGPQPSSSSTEGQQTTQEMEAMRKETITKHSHESS, encoded by the exons ATGTCGTCTCCAGCTCCGGAAACCTCTCCCGCTGTTCCAAACTCGCCTCCCGTTGTTCCCGCCTCGCCTCCAGTTACGAGCTCCACCTTGTCCCCGCCGCCACCATCACAAACCAACTTGACTGCTTTGCCTCCGCCACCGGATACAAACTCCACTGCTTCGACGCCTCCAGGAACTAACTCTACCTCTGTTCAGCCTCCACCATCCTCGGATTCTACGAATGGCTCAACGCCGTCAGTTTCAATAGAGCCACCGAAGTCTAAAGGGCTGCCTCCGGGGGCTCTGGCGGGGCTAATAGTGGGAATAGCGTTGGGAGCAATCATTGTGCTGATTGCTATGTGCATTTTCTTCATTTGTTACCGgagaaagaagagaaaggagGCACTGAGTTCTAAAG GTGATCATAACACTGGCGCACCCCAGGCTCAGCATTGGCAACAGAACTACCCTCCACCTACAGACAATAAGGTAACATTATTGGCAAACCCTGCCCCTGCCCCAGCAATCTCAGCAAAGCTCTATCAGCCATCAGTGCTTGGTCCTGTTTCCCATGAACCTCCTTCAACGAGTAGCAGTCTGGGTCTGGGCTCTGAAAAACCATTTGTATCACCATCTCCTGGCACTCTTGGATTGCCACAGGGTACCTTTTCTTATGAAGAACTTGCAATGGCAACAAATGGTTTCTCCAATACTAACCTTGTTGGACAGGGTGGTTTTGGTTATGTCCATAAGGGAGTCCTCCTTGATGGTAAAGTAGTTGCAATTAAGCAGCTTAAACCTGGGAGTGGACAGGGGGAGCGTGAATTTCAAGCGGAGATTGAAATAATTAGTCGTATCCATCACAGACATCTCGTTTCATTGATTGGTTACTGCATTACTGGAGCCCAGAGAATGCTTGTATATGAATTTGTCCCTAACAACACCTTGGAATTCCATCTACATG GAAAGGAGGGACCAACAATGAACTggtcaactagaatgaaagttGCTGTAGGCTCAGCAAAAGGATTGGCTTACTTGCATGAGGACT GTCAGCCTAAGATCATACACCGAGATATCAAGGCAGCAAATATTCTTCTTGATGATAACTTTGAACCAAAG GTTGCTGATTTTGGACTTGCCAAGCATTCTTTGGACACTGATACTCATGTCTCCACTCGAGTGATGGGCACTTTTGG TTATATGGCTCCAGAGTATGCCTCTTCTGGTAAGCTCACTGAGAAATCAGATGTCTTTTCCTTTGGTGTTGTGCTGCTTGAGTTGATTACAGGGCATCGACCTGTTGATCGTACTCAATCCTTCCTTGATGATAGTATAGTTGATTGG GCAAGGCCTTTGCTCAAACAAGCTTTGGAAGAAGGCATCTATGATGCTCTTGTTGATCCAAAATTACAGGGGGACTATGATTCCAGTGAAATGACTCGAATGATTTCATGTGCTGCAGCCTGTATACGTCATTCAGCACGTCTCCGACCACGAATGAGCCAG ATTGTTCCAGCTCTGGAAGGAAAAATGTCCCTAGATGATTTAAGCGATGGAATCCTACCTGGGCACAGCACGGTATATGGTTCTTATGGAAGCTCAGACTATAGTTCTAGCCAATACAAGGAAGACTTGAAGAAATTCAGGAAGATGGCGCTAGAAAGCCAAGAACATGGTAGCAGCGAGTACAGTGGAGTCACCAGTGAGTATGGTCCACAACCATCTAGCAGTAGCACTGAAGGCCAACAAACTACACAAGAGATGGAAGCAATGAGAAAGGAGACAATCACCAAACATTCCCATGAAAGTTCTTGA
- the LOC110625949 gene encoding uncharacterized protein LOC110625949, with product MGLFSLIITGAGFFLIGTWESLTSSTDLHLFSNPNPTLSSSIDQISKSTTQKNTNSKDQSSSLICIVITVFSCLFIIDSLISLSNAINSQDGIGFALQLQGLAVAALFSLYSILGLVSNLSGSVRFSSSLLDLILLFAFAEEFLLYYLQRKDTSGIENRYFDLMLVPITICVVSTILELKSSSKSNNYARMARGVGLILQGMWFVQMGISFYTNMIVHGCSLHEKSRGDYTIKCKGHSEYHRARGIATLQFNCHLALLVVLVTSVYSIVAKKNGDHINFVQYKPLGAEMQQLENNGHFTLDSDEDEIREEENVAKEKLATVEMGVNGYSSHE from the coding sequence ATGGGGCTTTTCTCTCTGATTATAACGGGTGCTGGTTTTTTCTTGATTGGTACATGGGAATCTCTCACCTCCTCTACAGATTTGCACCTTTTCTCGAACCCAAATCCAACTTTATCTTCTTCTATTGATCAGATATCAAAATCTACGACCCAAAAGAACACAAACTCAAAAGATCAATCTTCCTCTTTAATTTGCATCGTAATCACTGTCTTCTcttgtttatttattattgattcTCTAATCTCACTTTCCAATGCCATTAACTCTCAAGATGGAATTGGCTTCGCCCTCCAGTTGCAAGGTCTTGCTGTTGCTGCACTCTTTTCCTTGTACTCTATTTTGGGTCTGGTATCGAATTTATCAGGTTCTGTTCGTTTCTCTTCATCTCTTCTTGATTTGATCCTTCTGTTCGCTTTTGCGGAAGAGTTCTTGTTGTATTACCTGCAAAGGAAGGACACAAGTGGGATTGAGAACAGGTACTTTGATCTTATGCTTGTCCCAATAACGATTTGTGTCGTCTCTACGATTCTGGAGTTAAAGTCTTCCTCGAAATCGAATAATTATGCAAGAATGGCCCGTGGGGTGGGGTTGATTTTGCAAGGCATGTGGTTTGTGCAAATGGGTATCTCTTTTTACACTAACATGATTGTTCATGGTTGCTCTTTGCATGAAAAGAGCAGAGGGGATTACACTATAAAATGTAAAGGGCACTCCGAGTATCATAGGGCCAGAGGGATAGCTACACTTCAGTTCAATTGCCATCTTGCCTTACTTGTGGTTTTAGTGACGAGTGTGTACTCCATTGTGGCTAAAAAGAATGGGGATCATATTAATTTTGTGCAGTATAAGCCTCTTGGGGCAGAGATGCAGCAGCTGGAGAACAATGGACACTTCACTTTGGATTCAGATGAGGATGAgattagagaagaagagaatgtTGCTAAGGAGAAGTTAGCTACAGTGGAAATGGGTGTTAATGGTTATAGTTCTCACGAGTGA